The Streptomyces laurentii genome contains a region encoding:
- a CDS encoding ABC-type amino acid transport system, permease component (ABC-ATPase subunit interface;~ABC-type amino acid transport system, permeasecomponent [Streptomyces venezuelae ATCC10712];~ABC-type arginine transport system, permease component [Aminoacid transport andmetabolism]; COG4215;~Transmembrane subunit (TM) foundin Periplasmic Binding Protein (PBP)-dependent ATP-Binding Cassette (ABC) transporters which generally bind type 2 PBPs. These types of transporters consist of a PBP, two TMs, and two cytoplasmic ABC ATPase subunits, and...; cd06261;~conserved gate region;~dimer interface [polypeptide binding];~identified by MetaGeneAnnotator; putative;~putative PBP binding loops), which translates to MTDKIRKVPDGDPSGPSLSKTSSGTPASLPAGTPYEAIKAIPVRHYGRWVSAVVVVALLAWLIYAFSQGNIIWDTVWGKLFDGTILSGLWSTIVISVASMALGLVLGVLFAVMRLSKNPVTGAVAWLYIWFFRGTPVYVQLLVWFNLSLIFEYINLGPIYKNETVDVMTPFMVALLGLGLNEGAYMAEIVRAGIQSVDEGQTEAAHALGMSQPKTMWRVVLPQAMRVIVPPTGNEFINMLKTSSLVSAVQYTELLRASSNIGNTAGAVMEMLFVASIWYLVLTSVFSVGQYYLERRFARGSTRNLPPTPWQRIKANLTTTKRSEVSA; encoded by the coding sequence ATGACTGACAAGATCCGCAAGGTCCCGGACGGCGATCCGTCCGGTCCCAGCCTGTCGAAGACCTCCTCGGGCACCCCCGCGAGCCTGCCCGCCGGCACCCCGTACGAGGCCATCAAGGCCATTCCCGTACGGCACTACGGCCGCTGGGTCAGCGCCGTCGTGGTGGTCGCGCTGCTCGCCTGGCTGATCTACGCCTTCTCCCAGGGCAACATCATCTGGGACACGGTGTGGGGCAAGCTGTTCGACGGCACGATCCTCAGCGGCCTGTGGAGCACGATCGTCATCAGCGTCGCGTCCATGGCGCTCGGCCTGGTGCTCGGCGTCCTCTTCGCCGTGATGCGCCTGTCGAAGAACCCGGTCACGGGCGCGGTCGCCTGGCTCTACATCTGGTTCTTCCGCGGCACCCCGGTGTACGTGCAGCTGCTGGTCTGGTTCAACCTGTCGCTGATCTTCGAGTACATCAACCTCGGGCCGATCTACAAGAACGAGACCGTCGACGTCATGACGCCGTTCATGGTCGCGCTGCTCGGCCTCGGCCTCAACGAGGGCGCGTACATGGCGGAGATCGTCCGCGCCGGCATCCAGTCGGTCGACGAGGGCCAGACGGAGGCCGCGCACGCGCTCGGCATGTCGCAGCCGAAGACCATGTGGCGCGTCGTCCTTCCGCAGGCCATGCGGGTCATCGTGCCGCCGACCGGCAACGAGTTCATCAACATGCTGAAGACCTCGTCCCTGGTCTCGGCCGTGCAGTACACGGAATTGCTGAGGGCCTCCTCGAACATCGGCAACACGGCCGGTGCCGTGATGGAGATGCTGTTCGTGGCCTCGATCTGGTACCTCGTGCTGACCAGCGTGTTCAGTGTCGGCCAGTACTACCTGGAGCGGCGTTTCGCCCGCGGGTCCACCCGCAACCTGCCGCCCACCCCGTGGCAGCGCATCAAGGCGAACCTGACCACGACCAAGCGTTCGGAGGTGTCGGCATGA
- a CDS encoding polar amino acid ABC transporter ATPase (ABC transporter signature motif;~ABC-type polar amino acid transport system, ATPase component [Aminoacid transport andmetabolism]; COG1126;~ATP binding site [chemical binding];~D-loop;~H-loop/switch region;~HisP and GlnQ are the ATP-binding components of the bacterial periplasmic histidine and glutamine permeases, repectively. Histidine permease isa multisubunit complex containing the HisQ and HisM integral membrane subunits and two copies of HisP. HisP...; cd03262;~Q-loop/lid;~Walker A/P-loop;~Walker B;~identified by MetaGeneAnnotator; putative;~polar amino acid ABC transporter ATPase [Amycolatopsis mediterranei U32]), translating into MTGEPMVKAEGVHKSYGAAHILRGIDLEVANGEVFCLVGPSGSGKSTFLRCINHLERIDGGRLSVDGQLVGYRQKGDKLYELRDSEVALQRRDIGMVFQRFNLFPHMTALANVMEAPIQVKGEARAVARERAERLLDRVGLGEKMGNYPSQLSGGQQQRVAIARALAMEPKLMLFDEPTSALDPELVGDVLDVMRDLAESGMTMIVVTHEMGFAREVGDSLVFMDGGVVVESGHPRDVLTDPQHDRTKAFLSKVL; encoded by the coding sequence ATGACCGGCGAGCCCATGGTCAAGGCCGAAGGCGTCCACAAGTCGTACGGTGCCGCGCACATCCTCCGGGGCATCGACCTCGAGGTGGCGAACGGCGAGGTCTTCTGCCTGGTCGGCCCGTCCGGCTCCGGCAAGTCGACCTTCCTGCGCTGCATCAACCACCTGGAGCGCATCGACGGCGGCCGCCTCTCGGTGGACGGCCAGCTGGTGGGCTACCGCCAGAAGGGCGACAAGCTCTACGAGCTGCGGGACAGCGAGGTCGCGCTCCAGCGCCGCGACATCGGCATGGTCTTCCAGCGCTTCAACCTGTTCCCGCACATGACGGCCCTGGCCAATGTCATGGAGGCGCCGATCCAGGTGAAGGGCGAGGCCCGCGCCGTGGCGCGCGAGCGGGCCGAGCGGCTGCTCGACCGGGTCGGCCTGGGCGAGAAGATGGGCAACTACCCCTCGCAGCTCTCCGGCGGCCAGCAGCAGCGCGTCGCGATCGCCCGCGCGCTCGCGATGGAGCCGAAGCTGATGCTCTTCGACGAGCCGACCTCGGCGCTCGACCCGGAGCTCGTGGGTGACGTCCTCGACGTCATGCGGGACCTGGCCGAGTCGGGCATGACGATGATCGTCGTCACGCACGAGATGGGCTTCGCCCGCGAGGTGGGCGACTCGCTGGTGTTCATGGACGGCGGCGTGGTGGTCGAGTCCGGCCACCCGCGCGACGTCCTGACCGACCCGCAGCACGACCGGACGAAGGCGTTCCTGTCCAAGGTGCTGTAG
- a CDS encoding zf-CGNR multi-domain protein (CGNR zinc finger; pfam11706;~Protein of unknown function (DUF1470); pfam07336;~identified by MetaGeneAnnotator; putative;~zf-CGNR multi-domain protein [Streptomyces albus J1074]), translated as MELAYYSDYAVRLVNTEEPARGKDSLTSVEAVRELFGEASQMSRRVADADVTRFRSVRARLRAVFTAADEGDHTQAVDLLNSLLLEFPVSPQISGHDFLDEEGRPRWHMHLADHPSNATAGFAAIAAMGLAIHLTEFGADRLGLCQAAPCRNAYLDTSTNRSRRYCSDRCATRANVAAYRARKRQEAAEAERTGRTEDSSQASSTPAER; from the coding sequence GTGGAACTGGCCTATTACTCGGACTACGCCGTGCGTCTGGTGAACACCGAGGAGCCGGCCCGCGGCAAGGACTCCCTCACCTCCGTCGAGGCGGTCCGCGAACTCTTCGGCGAGGCCTCGCAGATGTCCCGCCGGGTGGCGGACGCCGACGTGACGCGGTTCCGCTCGGTCCGGGCCCGGCTGCGCGCGGTCTTCACGGCGGCGGACGAGGGCGACCACACCCAGGCGGTGGACCTGCTGAACTCGCTCCTCCTGGAGTTCCCGGTCAGCCCGCAGATCTCCGGCCACGACTTCCTCGACGAGGAGGGCCGGCCGCGCTGGCACATGCACCTCGCCGACCACCCGTCGAACGCGACCGCGGGGTTCGCCGCCATCGCCGCCATGGGGCTGGCCATCCACCTGACAGAGTTCGGCGCCGATCGGCTCGGCCTGTGCCAGGCCGCGCCCTGCCGCAACGCCTACCTCGACACCTCCACCAACCGCTCCCGCCGCTACTGCTCCGACCGCTGCGCCACCCGCGCCAACGTGGCCGCCTACCGCGCCCGCAAACGCCAGGAGGCGGCGGAGGCCGAACGCACCGGCCGCACCGAGGACAGCAGCCAGGCCAGCAGCACCCCGGCCGAGCGCTGA
- a CDS encoding hypothetical protein (identified by MetaGeneAnnotator; putative;~sequence version:1) encodes MEPATAMAATAARREVRVLATAVLRVERAVMVGFLRRVRELPGVAYESSSAATSCDYGILPFGLPETDGHGCQNRITGGSGPSVPSPPKAKPSSEGRGSHRKFSCLSRYSDEKNTVIRVGKAPIRTSGDVSNSIRVWLRSV; translated from the coding sequence ATGGAGCCGGCGACCGCGATGGCGGCGACCGCGGCAAGACGGGAGGTGCGGGTCTTGGCGACGGCCGTGCTGCGCGTGGAGCGTGCGGTCATGGTCGGGTTCCTCCGGCGTGTTCGGGAGTTGCCAGGGGTCGCGTACGAATCTTCGAGCGCCGCGACCTCGTGTGATTACGGCATCCTGCCATTTGGACTGCCCGAAACCGACGGCCACGGATGTCAAAATCGGATAACGGGTGGTTCCGGACCCTCGGTGCCCAGTCCCCCCAAGGCGAAACCTTCTTCGGAGGGTCGCGGGTCACACCGCAAATTCTCCTGCCTATCTCGCTATTCGGACGAGAAGAACACCGTTATTCGGGTCGGGAAAGCACCTATCCGGACATCCGGTGACGTGTCGAACTCCATCCGTGTGTGGCTGCGCTCGGTATGA
- a CDS encoding methyltransferase type 12 (Methyltransferase domain; pfam13847;~PFAM: Methyltransferase type 12; KEGG: sgr:SGR_2242 putative methyltransferase;~S-adenosylmethionine binding site [chemical binding];~S-adenosylmethionine-dependent methyltransferases (SAM or AdoMet-MTase), class I; AdoMet-MTases are enzymes that use S-adenosyl-L-methionine (SAM or AdoMet) as a substrate for methyltransfer, creating the product S-adenosyl-L-homocysteine (AdoHcy); cd02440;~identified by MetaGeneAnnotator; putative;~methyltransferase type 12 [Streptomyces sp. SirexAA- E]): MTDTAPTTDWATWQRSWDRQQEWYMPDREDRFRVMLDMVEAVVGPEPRVLDLACGTGSITDRLLRRFPNATSTGVDLDPALLTIAEGYFAGDERVSFVTADLKDPAWTRALPHDTYDVVLTATALHWLHSEPLAALYGQLSGIVREGGVFMNADHMIDETTPRINAAERAMRHVRMDAEKAAGVLDWADWWALAAKDPALAEPTARRYEIYGEHADGDMPSVRWHADILRTAGFAEARPVWCSPSDTLLLAVR, translated from the coding sequence ATGACCGACACGGCCCCTACGACCGACTGGGCCACCTGGCAGCGCAGCTGGGACCGTCAGCAGGAGTGGTACATGCCGGACCGCGAGGACCGGTTCCGCGTCATGCTCGACATGGTCGAAGCGGTCGTGGGGCCGGAGCCCCGCGTGCTCGACCTCGCCTGCGGTACGGGAAGTATCACGGACCGGCTCCTCCGGCGGTTCCCGAATGCCACCAGTACCGGTGTCGACCTCGACCCGGCGCTGCTCACGATCGCCGAGGGCTACTTCGCCGGCGACGAGCGCGTCAGCTTCGTCACCGCCGACCTGAAGGACCCCGCGTGGACGCGGGCGCTGCCGCACGACACGTACGACGTCGTCCTCACCGCCACCGCGCTTCACTGGCTGCACAGCGAGCCGCTGGCCGCGCTCTACGGGCAGCTCTCCGGGATCGTCCGCGAGGGCGGCGTCTTCATGAACGCCGACCACATGATCGACGAGACCACCCCGCGCATCAACGCCGCCGAGCGCGCGATGCGGCACGTCCGGATGGACGCGGAGAAGGCCGCCGGGGTCCTCGACTGGGCCGACTGGTGGGCGCTCGCCGCGAAGGACCCGGCGCTCGCCGAGCCCACCGCCCGGCGCTACGAGATCTACGGGGAGCACGCCGACGGCGACATGCCCTCCGTCCGCTGGCACGCCGACATCCTGCGCACCGCCGGGTTCGCCGAGGCCCGCCCGGTCTGGTGCTCGCCCTCCGACACGCTGCTGCTCGCGGTGCGCTGA
- a CDS encoding hypothetical protein (Bacterial extracellular solute-binding proteins, family 3; pfam00497;~Bacterial periplasmic transport systems use membrane-bound complexes and substrate-bound, membrane-associated, periplasmic binding proteins (PBPs) to transport a wide variety of substrates, such as, amino acids, peptides, sugars, vitamins and inorganic...; cd00134;~hinge residues;~identified by MetaGeneAnnotator; putative;~membrane-bound complex binding site;~secreted protein [Streptomyces venezuelae ATCC10712];~substrate binding pocket [chemical binding]), producing MTARSTRSTAVAKTRTSRLAAVAAIAVAGSMLLTACGDQTEGAKQPKGGAASADSGKAPLFSKLPADIQKAGVIKVGSDASYAPMEFTEGSKIVGVDPDIAEALSKQLGVRFEFAQGTFDGLITSIYSGRQDLVMSSMTDNKKRQEGLDDEGKKIGKGIDFVDYFSSGVSLLVKKGNPEGLKSLDDVCGKTVAVQRGTIYEDTFNAQAKKCGSKKLTIQKFDTDAEAQTRVKAGGAVADLNDYPVAAYIAKTSGGGNDFEVVGSQSDVGLFGIGVSKERTQLRDAIKEALDAIIKDGSYAEVLKKWQVEGSAVKSATVNAGQ from the coding sequence ATGACCGCACGCTCCACGCGCAGCACGGCCGTCGCCAAGACCCGCACCTCCCGTCTTGCCGCGGTCGCCGCCATCGCGGTCGCCGGCTCCATGCTGCTGACCGCCTGTGGCGACCAGACCGAGGGCGCGAAGCAGCCCAAGGGCGGCGCGGCCTCCGCCGACTCCGGCAAGGCGCCCCTCTTCTCCAAGCTCCCGGCGGACATCCAGAAGGCCGGCGTCATCAAGGTCGGCTCCGACGCCTCGTACGCCCCGATGGAGTTCACCGAGGGCTCCAAGATCGTGGGTGTCGACCCCGACATCGCCGAGGCGCTGAGCAAGCAGCTCGGTGTCCGCTTCGAGTTCGCGCAGGGCACCTTCGACGGCCTGATCACCTCGATCTACAGCGGCCGCCAGGACCTGGTCATGTCGTCCATGACGGACAACAAGAAGCGCCAGGAGGGCCTGGACGACGAGGGCAAGAAGATCGGCAAGGGCATCGACTTCGTCGACTACTTCAGCTCCGGCGTCTCCCTGCTGGTGAAGAAGGGCAACCCGGAGGGTCTGAAGTCGCTCGACGACGTGTGTGGCAAGACCGTCGCGGTCCAGCGCGGCACCATCTACGAGGACACCTTCAACGCCCAGGCGAAGAAGTGCGGCTCGAAGAAGCTGACGATCCAGAAGTTCGACACCGACGCCGAGGCGCAGACCCGCGTCAAGGCCGGTGGCGCCGTGGCCGACCTCAACGACTACCCGGTCGCCGCTTACATCGCGAAGACCTCGGGCGGCGGCAACGACTTCGAGGTCGTCGGCAGCCAGAGCGACGTGGGTCTGTTCGGCATCGGCGTCTCCAAGGAGCGGACGCAGCTGCGCGACGCCATCAAGGAGGCGCTCGACGCCATCATCAAGGACGGCTCCTACGCGGAGGTCCTGAAGAAGTGGCAGGTCGAGGGCAGCGCCGTGAAGTCGGCCACCGTCAACGCCGGTCAGTGA
- a CDS encoding nickel-dependent superoxide dismutase (Nickel-containing superoxide dismutase; cl07609;~Nickel-dependent superoxide dismutase [Streptomyces venezuelae ATCC10712];~identified by MetaGeneAnnotator; putative): protein MLSRLFAPKVKVSAHCDLPCGVYDPAQARIEAESVKAVQEKMSANQDVHFQARATVIKEQRAELAKHHVSVLWSDYFKAPHFEKYPELHVLVNDTLKALSAAKASTDPKTGEKALELIAEIDRIFWETKKA, encoded by the coding sequence ATGCTCTCCCGCCTGTTTGCCCCCAAGGTGAAGGTCAGCGCCCACTGCGACCTCCCCTGCGGCGTGTACGACCCGGCCCAGGCCCGCATCGAGGCCGAGTCGGTCAAGGCCGTCCAGGAGAAGATGTCCGCCAACCAGGACGTGCACTTCCAGGCCCGCGCCACTGTCATCAAGGAGCAGCGCGCGGAGCTCGCCAAGCACCACGTCTCGGTGCTGTGGAGCGACTACTTCAAGGCCCCGCACTTCGAGAAGTACCCCGAGCTGCACGTGCTCGTCAACGACACCCTGAAGGCCCTCTCGGCCGCCAAGGCGTCGACGGACCCGAAGACGGGCGAGAAGGCGCTGGAGCTCATCGCCGAGATCGACCGCATCTTCTGGGAGACCAAGAAGGCCTGA
- a CDS encoding signal peptidase protein (Catalytic site [active];~The S26 Type I signal peptidase (SPase; LepB; leader peptidase B; leader peptidase I; EC 3.4.21.89) family members are essential membrane-bound serine proteases that function to cleave the amino-terminal signal peptide extension from proteins that are...; cd06530;~identified by MetaGeneAnnotator; putative;~signal peptidase protein [Streptomyces venezuelae ATCC10712]) gives MRLSFLVIVFSGGTLLGEKGVFVSAPWGLGQKSRVRMGLVDDWTGRYPMVESGHAAGQETGAPFGIAEVTGVSMVPTLLHGDQLFVHYGARLRPGQVAVLRHPLQQDLLIVKRLVERRDAGWWVLGDNPDTEGDSRVFGAVPEPLVLGRVRARYRPVTPGRQRSAGVLLAWLLSSVRPVRSASAASWRLRAR, from the coding sequence ATGCGGCTGTCCTTCCTCGTGATCGTCTTTTCAGGTGGGACATTACTCGGTGAGAAGGGTGTTTTCGTGAGCGCCCCCTGGGGCTTAGGACAAAAGTCCAGGGTCAGGATGGGACTCGTGGACGACTGGACCGGGAGGTATCCAATGGTGGAATCGGGGCATGCGGCGGGGCAGGAGACCGGGGCCCCGTTCGGGATCGCCGAGGTGACAGGGGTGTCGATGGTGCCCACCCTGCTCCACGGCGACCAGCTGTTCGTGCACTACGGGGCACGACTGCGGCCCGGGCAGGTGGCCGTGCTGCGGCATCCGCTCCAGCAGGATCTGCTCATCGTGAAGCGGCTGGTGGAGCGGCGGGACGCCGGATGGTGGGTGCTCGGCGACAACCCGGACACGGAGGGGGACAGCCGGGTCTTCGGGGCCGTACCCGAGCCGTTGGTCCTCGGGCGGGTGCGGGCGCGGTACCGGCCCGTCACCCCGGGGCGTCAGCGCTCGGCCGGGGTGCTGCTGGCCTGGCTGCTGTCCTCGGTGCGGCCGGTGCGTTCGGCCTCCGCCGCCTCCTGGCGTTTGCGGGCGCGGTAG
- a CDS encoding malate dehydrogenase (Malic enzyme [Energyproduction and conversion]; COG0281;~Malic enzyme, N-terminal domain; pfam00390;~Malic enzyme, NAD binding domain; smart00919;~NAD(P) binding pocket [chemical binding];~identified by MetaGeneAnnotator; putative;~malate dehydrogenase [Rhodococcus opacus B4];~protein synonym:malic enzyme) → MAAEIVNHRSESGTEGASEPFDPAFALHRGGKMAITATVPLRDKDDLSLAYTPGVAKVCTAIAEQPDLVNDYTWKSQVVAVVTDGTAVLGLGDIGPEASLPVMEGKAILFKQFGGVDAVPIALATTDVDEIVETVVRLAPSFGGVNLEDISAPRCFEIERKLQERLDIPVFHDDQHGTAIVSLAALRNAAKLTGRTLGDLRAVISGAGAAGVAITKFLLSAGIGDIAVADRRGVVSRDRDDLTEVKREIAELTNKAGLSGSLESAMAGADVFIGVSGGTVSEEAVAAMAPNAFVFAMANPNPEVHPDVAHKYAAVVATGRSDYPNQINNVLAFPGLFAGALQVRASRITEGMKIAAADAIAGVVGDDLAADCVIPSPFDERVAPAVAAAVAAAARAEGVARR, encoded by the coding sequence ATGGCAGCGGAGATCGTCAATCATCGCAGCGAGAGCGGCACGGAAGGGGCTTCCGAGCCCTTCGATCCGGCCTTCGCGCTGCACCGCGGGGGCAAGATGGCCATTACGGCCACGGTGCCGCTGCGGGACAAGGACGACCTGTCCCTCGCGTACACGCCCGGCGTCGCCAAGGTGTGCACGGCAATCGCGGAGCAGCCCGACCTGGTCAACGACTACACCTGGAAGTCCCAGGTCGTGGCCGTCGTGACCGACGGTACGGCGGTGCTCGGCCTCGGCGACATCGGCCCGGAAGCCTCCCTCCCGGTCATGGAGGGGAAGGCCATCCTCTTCAAGCAGTTCGGCGGCGTGGACGCGGTGCCGATCGCGCTCGCCACCACCGACGTCGACGAGATCGTCGAGACCGTCGTCCGGCTCGCCCCCTCCTTCGGCGGCGTGAACCTGGAGGACATCTCGGCCCCCCGGTGCTTCGAGATCGAGCGCAAGCTCCAGGAGCGCCTCGACATCCCCGTCTTCCACGACGACCAGCACGGCACCGCGATCGTCTCCCTCGCCGCCCTGCGCAACGCGGCGAAGCTGACCGGCCGGACCCTCGGCGACCTGCGCGCGGTGATCTCCGGCGCCGGCGCCGCCGGTGTGGCCATCACGAAGTTCCTGCTGTCGGCCGGGATCGGCGACATCGCCGTGGCCGACCGCCGGGGCGTCGTCAGCCGCGACCGCGACGACCTCACCGAGGTCAAGCGCGAGATCGCCGAACTCACCAACAAGGCGGGCCTGTCCGGCTCCCTGGAGAGCGCCATGGCCGGCGCCGACGTCTTCATCGGCGTCTCCGGCGGCACGGTCTCCGAGGAGGCGGTCGCGGCCATGGCGCCGAACGCCTTCGTGTTCGCCATGGCCAACCCGAACCCCGAGGTGCACCCGGACGTCGCGCACAAGTACGCGGCGGTCGTGGCCACCGGCCGTTCGGACTACCCGAACCAGATCAACAACGTCCTCGCCTTCCCCGGCCTCTTCGCCGGCGCGCTCCAGGTCCGGGCCTCCCGGATCACCGAGGGCATGAAGATCGCCGCGGCCGACGCGATCGCGGGCGTCGTCGGCGACGACCTGGCCGCCGACTGCGTCATCCCGTCGCCGTTCGACGAGCGGGTCGCCCCGGCCGTCGCGGCCGCGGTCGCCGCCGCCGCGCGCGCGGAGGGCGTCGCCCGCCGCTGA